ATAATTGACTTTCCCGCGCCAGTCTCCCCTGTTAAAACAGTCATACCTTCTTGAAAAGATAGATTTAAAGATTCGATGATAGCAAAATTTCTAATCGTTAGTTCTTGTAGCAAATCTATTCACCTCAAATTTAGAGCATTTCAATAAAGCGCTCTGATAATACTTTCGCGTCGTCTTCACTACGACAAATGATCAAACACGTATCATCTCCGCACAATGATCCGACTTTTTCTTCCCAATTTAAATTATCAATTAGGGCTCCAATGGCATTAGCGTTTCCTGGCATCACTTTTAAAATAAGCATGAACTGTACCGTTTCAACGCTAATAAATGCATCTACAAGAGAGCGTTTCAGCTTTTGGTGCGGGTTGAAACGATTATCAGCAGGTAAACTGTATTTGTATGTTCCAGTTTGTGTTGGAACTTTCACTAGATGCAGTTCTTTAATATCGCGGGAAATCGTGGCTTGGGTGACTTTGACATCTCTTTTTAGTAATAACGCAACAAGATCTTCTTGCGTTTCGATTTCGTTTGACGTAACGAGCTCTCTAATAATAATATGACGATGACCTTTATTCATTATTTCTCACCTCACGAACTTTTTCTCTCTTATATCTTAGCCGAAAACGAGCGTAAAGTCACGGATTTAACTTAAGAAATGTTTACAAAGACGATTATGCATGTGAAAAATAGCAAATTAGGCTTAAAAATACATAGAACTAGCTGAAAACACAAAAAACCGAGTGCTCTGAAACAGATCACTCGGCATGCATAATTATTCTAATTTCGTATGGGCTTTTGCCACAATATCCGATAATTCTGTAGCAGATAAGTGATTTTCACCTTTATTATCCCATTTTAAGTGGGCGATAAATTCGATATTTCCCTCTCCACCCGTGATCGGAGAAAAATCAACGGCCATCACCGAATATCCTTCCGCAAGTGCAAAATTGGTGATTTTTTCGATGACTTGCAGATGAATTTTAGGATCACGAATAATCCCTTTTTTCCCGACCTGCTCTTTTCCCGCCTCAAATTGCGGTTTAATCAAGGTCATAACGTCTCCGCCACTAACCAATACTGTTTTTAAAACTGGCAGAATCAATTTCAGCGAGATAAAAGAAACGTCAATGGTCGCAAAGTCAGCCAAGCCTTGAGTAAAATCAGCAGGTGTCACATAACGAAAATTCGTGCGTTCCATTACGGTCACACGTGGGTCATTACGCAATTTCCACGCTAACTGGTTATAGCCCACATCAAGCGCGTACGAGTGTTTTGCACCATTTTGGAGCGCACAATCGGTAAATCCGCCCGTGGAGGAGCCAATATCAAGTAGTAACTTGTCTTTTACATCCAAATCAAATACTTGTAGTGCCTTTTCAAGCTTCAATCCGCCGCGACTCACATAAGGCATAACTTTCCCTTTCACTTGAAAGACAGCTTCTACTGGAAACTTCTCGCCTGGTTTATCGACACGCTCTTCCTTTAAATAAACTAAGCCCGCCATGACAGACCGCTTTGCCTTTTCTCGTGTTTCAAATAGTCCTTGTTCTACTAATAATACGTCTACGCGTTCTTTTTTTATAGCCATCTCTACGCCCTTATCTGTTTTTCTGGTAATATTTTTTGAATAGTACTTAAAATGCCAAGCGCCGAAATCCCGTGATCTGCGAGAATCATGTCAACCGAGCCGTGACTAATAAATTCATCAGGAAGACCTATTCGACGAACTACCGCTTGATCAAAGCCATGTTCTTCCGCAAATTCAAGAACCGCCGTACCAAAGCCACCTTTTAAAAGTGCTTCTTCGACCGTGATAATTGGAATATTACGCTCCATTAGATCTTGTAGCATTTTTTCGTCGAGCGGTTTGATAAAGCGTGCATTAATCACGCCAGCTTGAAGGCCTTGTTTCTTCAATTCGATCGCGGCTTCAACAGCCATCGGAATCGTCGTACCAAACGTTACAATAGCGACATCTACAGGCTCACTGAGCGTCTCCCACGAACCGATTGGAACAGCTTTCATCTCCGCATCGATTTTGATACCAAGCCCATTACCACGCGGATAACGAATCGCGATGGGGCCATCATTATATTCATACGCCGTTTTCACAAGATGACGCGCTTCATTTTCATCTTTTGGCATCATAATTGTCATATTCGGAATACCACGCAAAAAGCTAATATCAAAAATACCTTGATGCGTCTCTCCGTCAGCACCAACTAATCCAGCGCGATCAATACCAATCATTACATTCAGCTCTTGCCGGCAAATATCATGGACCACTTGATCATACGCACGTTGTAAAAAAGTCGAATAAATCGCCAAAAACGGTTTCATATCAAGCGCTGCAAGTCCTGCCGCCATTGTTGTTGCATGCTGTTCCGCGATCCCTACATCAAAAAAGCGATCAGGAAATGCCGTTGCAAATTTTTCTAGCTTCGAACCAACTGGCATGGCTGGTGTAATCGCAACAACACGTTCGTCATTCTGCGCCAGTTCCAGTATTGCCTCGCTAATAACCGCGCTCCAAGCAGGTGGTCCGCCAACAGGTTTGATAAAGTCGCCTGTCTCAATTTTGTAAGGACCAGTTCCATGCCAGTTACCAATGCGATCCGATTCAGCTGGTTGATAGCCCTTGCCTTTCGTCGTAACGATATGCATCAATACAGGGCCCTTCACCTTTTTCGCAAATTCCATATTCGTAATTAAATCATTGTAATCATGCCCATTCACAGGTCCGAGATACGTATAGCCCATCTCTTCGAAAAAAGTACCCTGAACAAGCAAATATTTAATGCTATCTTTAATTCGTTCCGCAGCGCCAGCAATCTTATCGCCAGCCGTTGGAATTTTCTTCATAGCAGCTTCAATATCTTTTTTGGCACGTTTAAATTTGCCTGATGTGCGCAACTTGCCTAAAACATTATGCATCGCGCCTACGTTTGGAGCAATCGACATATTGTTATCATTTAGGACAACAATCACATTTTTTTTCATATCGCCAATATGGTTCAGTGCTTCAAGCGCCATACCGCCCGTTAGCGCCCCATCACCAATGATCGGCAGAACGTGGTACTTTTCACCGCGAATATCCCTTGCAATCGCCATTCCTGCAGCTGCTGACAACGAAGTAGAACTATGTCCGGTCTCCCAAACATCATGCTCTGATTCTTTACGCTTCGGAAAACCATCTAAACCATCATGCTGACGCAATGTATCAAATCTATTTGCTCTACCAGTTAAAATCTTGTGTACGTAGGATTGGTGCCCGACATCCCATAAAAACTTATCTTCAGGGCTATTAAAACAATGGTGAAGTGCTACCGTTAGCTCAACAACACCTAGGTTCGGTCCAATATGCCCGCCCGTTTTGGAAGTCGATTGAATTAGGAACTCGCGAATATCCGCACTGAGCGCTTCCATTTGCGCTACGTCCAAGTCTTTCACGAACGCAGGATCCGTAATTTTCAATAAATCCAAACAAAACAACTCACTTTCTAGGATTTCTCCATCAATATCGATTGGCACCGCAGAACTCTAATCTGCGCCACCTTAAATGTTTCCATTGGTCTCATTATAAACCAGTTGCCCCGATTTTACTATTAAATTGTTGGTAGTTTGGGAGCAAAAGTAAACAGGATAACAAAAAAGGACGAAAAAAAGAGCATCTTATAAAATGATGCACCTTCATTTCACTCCATAGATTCTCTCCAATATTCACAGGAAAATCGAGGCTGTACTAATGTACTAAAAATCACGAACGGCGATTAAATCGGTTAATCCTAATAAAAACGTAGCATCTATGTCGAGCGTTCCTAAAGCTTGTTTCGCCAAGTCTGTATGCTCCGCTAGGGCCTGTTTTGCACCTTCTAACGACAGTAACGCTGGATACGTACTTTTTTGTAATTCAGAATCCGCACCTGTTTTTTTACCCATTTTCTGTGCATCTCCAATGACATCTAAAATATCATCACAAATTTGAAAGGCGATCCCAATATGATGCGCAAATTTCTCTAGTACCTTTTTGTCATCTTCCGAAGCACCTGCTATAATCGCACCGCTAAGAACAGAAGCGCTGAGTAATGCACCCGTTTTCCGACGATGAATCGACTCCAATTCCGAAAGCGATAACGTTCTATTTTCACCAAGAATATCCGCTTGTTGGCCGCCAACCATTCCGTTAGCTCCTGCATTCTTCGCAAAGAGTTGAATCAAATCCACTTTAATCGTAGCGGTTAAAGTCACATCACTCACAATCATCTCAAAGGCTTTTGTAAGCAGTGCGTCACCCGCCAAAATAGCCGTAGCCTCACCGTATACTTTATGATTTGTCAATTTGCCACGTCGATAATCATCATTGTCCATCGCGGGTAAATCATCGTGAATCAGACTATATGTATGGATCATTTCCATCGCAGCCGCTGTTTGATATCCCAATTCTGGCTCACGTCCGTAAGCAATGATCGTCGCTAAAACGAGTAACGGCCGAATCCGTTTACCACCCGCCTCAAGCGAATAAATCATGGATTGCTCCAACTTTTGATCAGAGTTGGTTGCAACAATGGCGTTTTTCATGCAGTTTTCCGTTTCTTGTTTATAGTGTTGCATAAACTGCTCAAAAGTCATCATTTCTTACCTTCTTCTGCCTGAAATGGCTCTTCTTCATCTGATTCCGTCACAACTTTCGCTAATTTATCTTCCGCTGCCGCTAATTTTTCTTGGCATAGTTTCGTAAGTTCAATTCCACGCTGATACATTTCGAGTGAATCTTCAAGCGAAACATTACCTTCTTCAAGCATTTGGACGATGCCTTCTAACTCTTTCATTGCTTCTTCATAGCTTATTTTTTTTGTTGCCATAGTCATTTGTCCTCCTTTTTGGTGATTTTCGCATGAATTTTCCCAGTTGCCATCGTGATTTGAATTGGATCACCAACAGATATATCCTTGCTCGATGTCAAAATTTCATCTTCTTTATAAACAACACTATAACCGCGTTTCAGTAGGGCTAATGGGCTTAAATGCTCCAACGCTTCTACTTTTTGCAGAAAATCTCGCCTTTTCATTGTAACCAGGCGACTCATTTGCTGTTTCAAATCCTTGTTCAGTGTTGCCAAATGTTGCTGTTGTTGGTCAATTTCCCGATCAAGCCCCGTATGTGTTAATCTAAATGAGAGTCGCTCAAAAGCATATTTTTTCATCATTAAATGCTGTTTCAAGCCTCGCTCTAATCGTTCTACATAATAATCCGTTCGTTCCTGATATTGCTCAATTTGACGTTTAGGCCCATGCATGATCAGACGCTCTCGCTTGCGATCTACATTTTGTTTGGAAACATCGACTCGTTGTCGCATTGCTTGGATCAAACGGAATCGCCTCTCCGCTATGCGTTCCAATAAGTCACGGTAATCTGGAACTGCTAATTCTGCTGCTGCAGTTGGCGTTGCCGCACGAACATCTGCCACATAATCGGTCAATGTTGTGTCCGTTTCATGACCTACCGCCGAAATAACGGGAATATCCGAATCAGCGACAGCTCGGACGACGATCTCCTCATTAAATGCCCACAGATCCTCAATAGAACCACCACCACGTCCAATAATCAACACATCAATATCATTGCGAAAATTAGCACGTTCAATATTGCGAACAATATTGGGAGCCGCTGTGTCCCCCTGTACTATCGTAGGGAATAGCAGAATTTCCGTCGAAGGCATCCGACGTTTCATCGTTGTAATCATATCTCGAATCGCTGCACCCGTTTTCGACGTGATAATCCCGACTTTCGCAGGAAAAGAAGGAAGCGCTCGTTTGCGATTTTGCGCAAAAAGCCCCTCCTTATCCAACTGTTTCTTCAATTGTTCCAGCTTGATGTACAGACTGCCGATGCCATCGGGCTCCATCCACTCCGCATAGAGCTGATAACGTCCGCCTTTACTAAATACGCTAACGCGACCAGTAAGTAGAATCTGCATGCCATCTTCTGGCTTAAATCCCAGTTTTGCAGCCGACTTTTGGAACATAACACAACGCAGCTCAGCGCCTTCGTCTTTCAGCGTAAAATACATATGACCGCTGACAGGCTGTTTAAAATTTGAAACTTCACCTTTGACATAAATGTTCTTCAAATAGGGATCCACTTCAAATTTTTTCTCAATATATTTAGTTAGCGCCTCAACACTGAGGTATTTATCCTGTTCCATCGTTACACAACCTTACTTCGTTTGTAATTGCGTATCCCAAATGCGTTTTGCTGCTTTTAACGTGTTAGCAAGGAGCATTGTGATAGTCATCGGGCCAACGCCACCTGGTACTGGTGTAATAAAACCAGCCGTATCTTTGACATCATCAAAGTCCACGTCACCACATAATTTATTATTCTCATCGCGATCCATACCAACATCTATGACTACAGCGCCTGGTTTGATCGCCTCTTTTTTGATAAATTTAGCAAGACCTGTCGCCACAACTAAAATATCCGCTGTTCTGGCAACTGCTGGTAAATCTTTTGTGCGGCTATGTGCAATGGTTACCGTCGCATTTTCTTGCAACAGTAATTGCGCCACAGGTTTCCCAACGATATTACTACGTCCAATTACAACGGCCTGCTTGCCTTCGATTGTTACACCTGTCGATTTAATTAATTCAATGATTCCTGCTGGTGTACAAGGAACAAACGCTTCTTTGCCCACATACAAATTCCCAACATTGATCGGGTGGAATCCATCGACATCTTTTTCAGGAATAATCGTATCAATCACTTTATCCTCCGAAATGTGTTTTGGTAGTGGCAATTGCACTAAAATACCATGAATCGTCACATCTGTATTCAACGCTTCTACCGTTTCCAATAACTTCGCTTCTGAAACGTCTTCTGGTAACTCGATTAAAACAGACTTCATACCTGCTTCTTCTGTGCGCTTCTGCTTATTTCTTACATATGTACGGCTGGCCTGATTATCGCCAACAAGTACAACCGCTAATCCTGGTTGCAAATTTTGTTTTGCGAGTTCAGCTACCTCACTTGTTACGTTTTCTTGAATCTTTTTCGCCAGTTGTTTCCCATCAATAATTTGTCCCATCAAAAAAGCCCCCTTAGTTTATATATGAAACCTGTGTATTCCGAGGCCCAAAAGCCCCGAAACAGGTAACATTACTTAGTCGTGGAAAGTTTTGTAAATTAAAAATGACACCGCGTAAAAAATTATATCTCGTTTATTCGTCGTCTTTCGCTATATTCGCTAAAACACCGTTAATAAACTTACTTGATTTCTCATCGCTGAAAATTTTAGCAATCTCCAGTGATTCATTTAAGCTAACTCGATCTGGAATATCTTCGCAATATACCATTTCAAATACACTTACTCGCAAAATAGCAAGGTCGACCTTATTTAGTCTGTCCATACTCCAATTATCCAAGTTTCCGGCGATTAACTCGTCGATCGCGGCTTTATTGGCAACAACACCCTCAACCAACTTATCGACATACGCATCGCTCTCGTCTTCCATCACGTTGGCTATTGCTTGATCCAAATGCATCTCATTGAGTTCCATTTGAAACAATATTTGAAGAGCCTTTTCCCGCGCTTCTCGTCTTTTCATTAAAAGCTCTACTCCTTATTTCTGACTGATTCTACTTGCAAAAATCGGTCAACTTAAATTTCTAATTCATCAAATGATACGGTTTCTTGACGATCGAATTGCACACCAACAATATGGATGTTTACTTCGATAACTTCAAGGCCTGTCATGTTTAAGATTGTTTCACGAATGCTATCTTGAATGTTTTGCGCTAGCAGTGGAATCGTCGCACCGAACTGAATGTAACAATACACGTCGATCACAATACCGTCTTCCGTTAGATCAATTTTAACGCCTTTACTATGGTTGGTTGCGCCACCAAGACGTTCACGCATTTCATTTGTAAAAGATCCTTGCATACCAGCTACGTTTTCCACTTCTGTCGCTGCAAGTCCAGCAATAACACCAATTACTTCTGGCGCTATCTCAATTTTACCGAGTGTTTCCTCTTCTTTGTTTTTCGTCAGTGTCATGATTATCTCTCCTTACGATAGATTCATTACATCATATTTTTCTAGGAATTTCGTGTTAAAGTCACCAGAAATGAAAACTTCATGATCAAGTACACGTAAATGGAACGGTATCGTTGTTGGAATACCTTCAATCGCAAATTCGCTTAGGGCGCGCTTCATTTTCGCAATGGCTTCATCACGAGTCTCACCATAGCAGATAACCTTAGCAACCATTGAATCGTAATATGGCGGGATTTTATAATTTGGATAGGCCGCAGAATCCACACGTACCCCATTGCCACCTGGTGGTAGGTAAAACTTGATTTCTCCTGGTGCAGGCATAAAGTTCTTCTCTGGGTTTTCGGCGTTAATACGACATTCAATCGCCCATCCAGTTAGTTTTACATCTTCTTGTCTAATGGCCAAACGCTCACCTGATGCTACAAGAATTTGCTGTTTCACTATATCAACACCTGTAATCCACTCTGTCACGGGATGTTCCACTTGTACACGGGTGTTCATTTCCATGAAATAGAATGTTTTGTCTTTTGGTTCATAAATAAATTCGATCGTTCCTGCGCCTGAATACTTCACTGCTTTCGCTGCTTTCACGGCCGCTTTCCCCATCTTTTGACGCATTTTTTCATCTAGAGCTGGCGATGGTGCTTCTTCCACGAGTTTTTGGAGACGACGTTGAATCGTGCAGTCACGCTCTCCTAAATGAATAGCATTACCATAATTATCGGCCATAATTTGAATTTCAACATGGCGGAAGTCTTGAATGAATTTCTCAATATAAACGCCTGGATCGCCGAATGCTGTTTCTGCTTCTTGTTGTGTAATTTGTAAACCAGAAACTAGTTTTTCTTCATCTTCTGCGACACGAATACCTTTACCGCCACCACCAGCTGTTGCTTTAATGATGACAGGATAACCAATTTTCTTAGCAAGTTTTTTGGCTTCTTCCACGTCTTTAATAATACCCGTAGAACCTGGAACAACTGGAACGCCTGCTTTTTTCATCGTTTCACGTGCTACGTCTTTTGTTCCCATTTGCGAAATAGCATCTGCACTTGGACCGATGAAAATAATATTACAGTCTTGGCAGAGCTCGGCAAAATCAGCATTTTCAGCTAAGAAACCGTAACCTGGATGGATCGCATCACAATTTGTCAATACGGCCACGCTAATAATGTTCGACATGTTTAAATAACTTTCTTTCGACGACGCTGGTCCAACGCAGTAAGCTTCATCTGCTAGTTGGATGTGCAAACTTTCTTTGTCTGCTTCAGAATATATGGCAACCGTTTCAATGTTCATTTCTTTTGCTGCACGAATAATACGAACAGCAATTTCTCCGCGGTTAGCTATCAGTATTTTTTTTATCATGATACATTACCCCTTATTTCTTTCTAACTTTGAATAATGGTTGACCGAATTCCACAAGTTCCCCGTTAGAAACAAGTACTTCGACGATCTCACCGTTCACATCTGCTTCTACCTCGTTTAGTAATTTCATTGCTTCGATAATACAAACAACGGATTTTACTGTCACGACAGAACCTGGCTCTACAAATGCTGGACTTTCTGGATTTGGGGAACCATAGAAAGTTCCAACCATTGGTGACGTCACCACATGAAAATCTTCTGTTGGTGCAGCTGCTGGAGTTGGCGTTTCTTCTGTTTCAACTTTTGGCGCTGGAAGAACCGCTTGTACTACTGGCGCTGATACTGTTGGTGATACGAGCTCTCCACCTTTTCTCATCTTGATTTTTCCTTGTTCTGTTTCATATTCGAATTCCGTCAATGAAGACTCATCTACTAGTTTCACAAGTTGCTTAATCTCGTTAATTGATAACATTATTTATAACACTCCTCAATATTCATCTATACATTTATATATAAGTTCAAATGCATTCGTCACGCATCCTAATTATTGTACCATACTTTTTATAGAAACTCGTAGCTTTAGACTGTTTTTTTGCAAAAAAAATAGCCTTGCCCATTTCTGATGAAAACGAACCGCAAAAGTAGGCTCCATACAGGAATAGACAGACTATTTTTATTTTACTGCGCGCGTGATACGTATGATCCGCCGTCTGTTGTATTGACAACAAGCGTGTCATCTACATTGACGAAGAATGGAACGTTAACAACTAGGCCAGTTTCAAGTGTTGCCGGCTTTGAACCACCGGAAGATGTATCGCCTTTGATTCCAGGATCTGTTGCCACAACTTTAAGTTCTACCGTGTTTGGTAAATCAACGCCAAGTGTTTCTCCTTGGTACATCACGATTTGAACTTCCATGTTTTCACGTAAAAATTTCAATTCATATTCGATTTGTTTTTCAGGAAGCTCGATTTGATCATATGTTTCTGTATTCATGAACACATGTTGATCGCCACTTGCATACAAATACTGCATTTTATTGTTGTCGATTTGGGCTTTGGCTACTTTTTCGCCGCCACGGAATGTTTTTTCTTGAATAGCGCCAGTACGTAAGTTACGTAATTTTGAACGAACGAACGCAGCACCTTTTCCTGGTTTTACGTGTTGGAAATCCAGCACGCGCCAAATACCGTTATCGACTTCGATTGTTAGACCTGTTTTAAAATCATTTACAGAAATCATCTTGTATCCTCCTACTTTTAAGTTGGTTTCATCCTTATTTATTTAACCACAAAACGCTCCATTATACAATTTTATAAAATAATTAACTCTTTTGGTGAGTGTGTTAAAACTTCATTTCCTGTTTCGGTGATCAAAATATCATCTTCAATCCGCACGCCACCAATGCCTGGCAAGTAAATACCTGGTTCATCTGTCACAACATTTCCTGGGACTAGAATATTAGGGCTCTTCATGGATAAATTTGGCCCTTCATGAATTTCCAAGCCAATGCCATGACCTAACGAATGACCAAATGCTTCGCCGTATCCTTTTGAAGCAATGTGATCACGAGCAATTGCGTCTGCTTCAATGCCTGACATGCCTGGTTTTAGCGCATCAATGACTTTCAATTGCGCTTCCAGTGTCACCGCGTAAATTTCTTTTAATTTAGCGCTTGGCTCACCGATCGCGATTGTCCTCGTCATATCGGAGCAGTAGCCTTCATAGTAACAACCGTAATCCATTGTTACAAAGTCACCCACTTCAATAATTTTATCGGATGCAACGCCATGTGGTAAAGCGGAGCGCAGGCCGGACGCTACAATCGTGTCAAAAGATGAACCAGATGCTCCGTTTCGACGCATGAAGAATTCGAGCTCATTGGACACTTCAAGTTCTGTTAAACCAGGTTTGATGAATGTTAAAATATGCTTGAATGCAGCATCCGCGATCTCACAAGCCGTTTTAATTGCAGCAAGTTCAGACGCTGTTTTCACTTTACGCATATCTTCGAACAAATCGCTAATTGGCTCTAATTTTGCTGAGAAGTAGCTTTGCATTAATTTATGCTCTGCGACTGTCACATATGCTTCTTCAAAATAAAGCGTTTTAATACCTTGTTCCGCGATAACCGCTTCCACTGTTTCAAAAATCGGGCCCTTATTTTGGCGAACTTCATATCCTACTGCTTGCTTTGCCGCTTGTTCTGTATATCGGAAATCCGTGATGAAAAATGCTTTTTTCAGTGTAATTAAAGCGATTCCTGTTGTCCCAGTAAAATCCGCCACGTAGCGACGGTTATAATCACTTGTTACAAGCACAGCCTCGATTTTGTGATCTGCTAGTGCCGCTTGAATTTTTGCTAATTTTGTCATTCCAATTCCTCCTACTTGTTTTCATTATGTAACGTCTTATTTCGCTCGAATAAAGCTATTCTATCATAAAACCGCGAAAATAACTTTTTTTATGCGTTATAACTATACGAATGCCTCGAATTAGCGTAGAATAACAAAGGTATACTATATAAGGCTGGTGAACGATTTTGAGTGGACAAACAAAAGGAATATACGGTGGACAAGCGGTTGTTGAAGGCGTCATGTTTGGCGGCAGAAGAGAGACCGTGACGGCCATTAGACGAAAAGATGGCACAATTGAATACTTTTATTTAACAAAAAATCCGCCCGCTTGGGTTCAAACGTTAAAGCGCATCCCCTTTATTCGGGGTATTGTTGCTTTAATTGAGTCGAGCGCGATTGGATCGAAACATTTAACCTTCGCGACGGATCGCTATGACGAAGATCCATTAGACGAAGCGGAAACGCAGAAAATCGAAAAAAAAGAATCGAAACTCGCAATGTGGCTCGGTGTTGCTGTTGTTGGTGTTTTATCTTTCATTTTCGCCAAGTTCGTTATGACATTAATCCCGGTATTCATCGCCAATCTTTTCCGACCGATCGTGTCTGGTGACATGGGACAAATCATGCTCGAAACACTATTTAAATTAATCCTCTTGCTCAGCTATATTTTCGCCGTCTCGCAAACGCCAATTATTAAACGTGTTTTTCAATATCATGGCGCGGAGCATAAAGTCATCAATTGTTATGAAGCTAATTTGGACCTCACTGTCGAAAATGTACAACGCCAATCACGCTTACATTATCGCTGTGGTTCTAGTTTTATCTTATTTACTGTGATTGTTGGCATGTTCATTTATATGCTCGTTCCCACAGATCCACTTTGGGCACGCGTGGTCAATCGAATCTTGCTAATACCAGTCGTTCTCGGCGTTGCATTTGAAGTATTACAACTGACTAATAAATGCCGAAATATCCCTATTTTGAAATATTTAGGCGTACCAGGTTTATGGCTACAATTATTGACAACAAAAGAACCTTCCGACGATCAAGCGGAAGTTGCCATCGCATCATTCAATGAGCTTCACCGCGTAGAACGCACGAAACAAGAAGAATCGCTCCCTGAAAACTTAGAATTACTGGAATGAGGTGAAAAAACATGCGTAATCTCCCCATTTGGTTTTATATTTTAGCTATTTTCGCAGTGATCGGTATTTTCTACGTCGGCTTTAAAAGCATTATTTCAAGCCTCGTCGTCTCGATCATCCTAATCCTGATTATTTGGCTACTGTTCCGCTTCTTTAGTAACCGACCGAAGAAGGATGATAAATATCAAGCCGCTGTCAAACAGTCGCAAAAAATGCGTGCAAAAAATCAACCACAAACAAAAAAACGAAAAACTTCACTCAAAGTCATTGATGGAAAGAAAAAATAAGTTATAATGGTAAATGAGGTAAGATAATCGAAAGGGGTATATCAACTTGAATATAGACTGGAGTTGGGCTTTAGCAATTGCAATTTTAGTTGTACTGCTAGGCTATGAAGTGTATCAATTTATTATGCGAAGAAAAGCGTTAACTATTTTGACCGAAGAAGAATTCAAAAAAGACTACCGGAAAGCGCAGCTAATCGACGTGCGTGAACCAAATGAATTCGATGCTGGACATATTTTAGGCGCGAGAAACATTCCAATGTCCCAAATGAAAGCTCGCAAAGCAGAAATTCGTCAAGATTTGCCTGTATACTTGTACTGCCAAAGCGCGCAACGTAGTAACCGCGCAGCAATCATGCTATACAAAAACGGTTACCGCAACCTGTTCCAACTTAAAGGCGGATTTAAAAAATGGTCTGGAAAAACAAAATCAAAATAAAGAGTTTGACACAGACTGTAGAAAAGCCACTAAGCTGTTTGTAGCTTGAGTGGTTTTTCTATGTAACAC
The sequence above is drawn from the Listeria weihenstephanensis genome and encodes:
- a CDS encoding Asp23/Gls24 family envelope stress response protein, coding for MTLTKNKEEETLGKIEIAPEVIGVIAGLAATEVENVAGMQGSFTNEMRERLGGATNHSKGVKIDLTEDGIVIDVYCYIQFGATIPLLAQNIQDSIRETILNMTGLEVIEVNIHIVGVQFDRQETVSFDELEI
- the efp gene encoding elongation factor P, which translates into the protein MISVNDFKTGLTIEVDNGIWRVLDFQHVKPGKGAAFVRSKLRNLRTGAIQEKTFRGGEKVAKAQIDNNKMQYLYASGDQHVFMNTETYDQIELPEKQIEYELKFLRENMEVQIVMYQGETLGVDLPNTVELKVVATDPGIKGDTSSGGSKPATLETGLVVNVPFFVNVDDTLVVNTTDGGSYVSRAQ
- the accC gene encoding acetyl-CoA carboxylase biotin carboxylase subunit → MIKKILIANRGEIAVRIIRAAKEMNIETVAIYSEADKESLHIQLADEAYCVGPASSKESYLNMSNIISVAVLTNCDAIHPGYGFLAENADFAELCQDCNIIFIGPSADAISQMGTKDVARETMKKAGVPVVPGSTGIIKDVEEAKKLAKKIGYPVIIKATAGGGGKGIRVAEDEEKLVSGLQITQQEAETAFGDPGVYIEKFIQDFRHVEIQIMADNYGNAIHLGERDCTIQRRLQKLVEEAPSPALDEKMRQKMGKAAVKAAKAVKYSGAGTIEFIYEPKDKTFYFMEMNTRVQVEHPVTEWITGVDIVKQQILVASGERLAIRQEDVKLTGWAIECRINAENPEKNFMPAPGEIKFYLPPGGNGVRVDSAAYPNYKIPPYYDSMVAKVICYGETRDEAIAKMKRALSEFAIEGIPTTIPFHLRVLDHEVFISGDFNTKFLEKYDVMNLS
- a CDS encoding M24 family metallopeptidase, whose translation is MTKLAKIQAALADHKIEAVLVTSDYNRRYVADFTGTTGIALITLKKAFFITDFRYTEQAAKQAVGYEVRQNKGPIFETVEAVIAEQGIKTLYFEEAYVTVAEHKLMQSYFSAKLEPISDLFEDMRKVKTASELAAIKTACEIADAAFKHILTFIKPGLTELEVSNELEFFMRRNGASGSSFDTIVASGLRSALPHGVASDKIIEVGDFVTMDYGCYYEGYCSDMTRTIAIGEPSAKLKEIYAVTLEAQLKVIDALKPGMSGIEADAIARDHIASKGYGEAFGHSLGHGIGLEIHEGPNLSMKSPNILVPGNVVTDEPGIYLPGIGGVRIEDDILITETGNEVLTHSPKELIIL
- the nusB gene encoding transcription antitermination factor NusB, giving the protein MKRREAREKALQILFQMELNEMHLDQAIANVMEDESDAYVDKLVEGVVANKAAIDELIAGNLDNWSMDRLNKVDLAILRVSVFEMVYCEDIPDRVSLNESLEIAKIFSDEKSSKFINGVLANIAKDDE
- the folD gene encoding bifunctional methylenetetrahydrofolate dehydrogenase/methenyltetrahydrofolate cyclohydrolase FolD; translation: MGQIIDGKQLAKKIQENVTSEVAELAKQNLQPGLAVVLVGDNQASRTYVRNKQKRTEEAGMKSVLIELPEDVSEAKLLETVEALNTDVTIHGILVQLPLPKHISEDKVIDTIIPEKDVDGFHPINVGNLYVGKEAFVPCTPAGIIELIKSTGVTIEGKQAVVIGRSNIVGKPVAQLLLQENATVTIAHSRTKDLPAVARTADILVVATGLAKFIKKEAIKPGAVVIDVGMDRDENNKLCGDVDFDDVKDTAGFITPVPGGVGPMTITMLLANTLKAAKRIWDTQLQTK
- the accB gene encoding acetyl-CoA carboxylase biotin carboxyl carrier protein, coding for MLSINEIKQLVKLVDESSLTEFEYETEQGKIKMRKGGELVSPTVSAPVVQAVLPAPKVETEETPTPAAAPTEDFHVVTSPMVGTFYGSPNPESPAFVEPGSVVTVKSVVCIIEAMKLLNEVEADVNGEIVEVLVSNGELVEFGQPLFKVRKK